The Kineococcus rhizosphaerae genome segment GGCGGTCGCCATGGTTGAGATTGCCTACACGCGGATGATGCTGCGCCGGTTGACCAGGCCGGCGCAGCCCTCACCGCACATCTAAAACAGTCACTCAGCAGGCATGAGGTCCTCGCTCACGTGGGGAGTGAGGGCGAGCGTAGTTGACACGGGAGCCGACCGTGACGTTGACTGGCCGGACCATCCAGAGCGGCCGAGAGACTTGGCTCGACGACGCCGCAGCAACCCCCCTCGAGGGTCGGTGCTTCCGCCAAGGACGATGGAGGACGCGTTGCCCGGCCCCAAGCCGTTGTTGCTCAACCTGTTCGAGATGAACTGCGTGAGCCACATCACTCACGGGCTGTGGCGGTTGCCCGGCAACCACCGCCACGAGTTCAACGACATCGGCTACTGGACGACGCTGGCCCGGCTCGCCGAGGAGGCGCAGTTCGACGCCGTGTTCCTCGCCGACGTCCTCGGGGCGTACGACGTGTACCGCGACGGCCCGCAGACGGCGCTGCGCGAGGGTCTGCAGATCCCCAGCAACGACCCGATGCTCGTGGTGCCCGCGATGGCCGCGGTGACCGAGCACCTCGGGTTCGGGGTGACCTCCTCCACCAGCTACGAACCACCGTTCCCCTTCGCGCGCCGGATGAGCACGCTGGACCACCTCACGAAGGGGCGCGTCGGCTGGAACGTGGTGACGAGCTACCTGCCGAACGCGGCGCGCAACTTCGGTCTGTCCGGGCAGATCGAGCACGCCGAGCGGTACCGGATCGCGGACGAGTTCATGGAGGTCGTCTACAAGCTCTGGGAGGGTTCCTGGGACGCCGACGCCGTGGTCGCCGACCGCGAGCGGGGCGTCGTCGTCGAACCGGACCGGGTGCGGCCGATCGACCACGAGGGCACCTGCTACCGGGTCGCCGGCCCGCACCTGTCCTCCCCCTCCCGGCAGCGCACGCCGCTGGTCATCCAGGCGACGGCCTCGGCCGACGGGATCGAGTTCGCCGGCCGGCACGCCGAACTGGTCTTCACCGGCGGCCCGGACCACGCCACCGTCAAGCGCACGATCGCCGCGGTCCGCGCCGCGGCCGAACGCAACGGCCGTGACCCGCTGAGCGTGAAGTTCGTCGTGCAGGCCACGGTCGTCACGGGCCACACCGAGTCCGACGTCGTCGCCAAGCTCGCCGCGCACGCGCGGTACGACAGCCTCGAGGGCAGGCTCGCGCACGCCTCGCTGCCCTTCGACCCGCTGGCTCACCCCGCCGACCGCACGGTGGGCGACGCGCTGGCGCTCGAGGGCCGGCTGGACCACCCCGGCGCGGCGCACCTGCCGTGGCAGCGCAGCGTGGGTGACTTCACCGCCGCCCTCGCCCGCCGGGAACGCACGTTCGCGGCCGTCGGCACCCCCGACGCCGTCGTCGCCCAGATCGAGCACTGGCTCGACGACGTCGGCATCGACGGCATCAACCTCACCCAGCAGCACAGCTACGGGACCCTGCAGGACTTCGCCGAACTCGTCGGCCCGAGGTTGCGCGAGCGCGGCCGCCGGCCCGACGGGTACGTCCCGGGCCAGACGCTGCGCGAACGCCTCGGCGGCAGCGGCCCGCTGCTGCCCGACGACCACACCGGCGCCCGGTTCCGCCGTGCCGCCGTCCCCACCCCCTGACGCCAGGAGCCCCGACATGCCCACCCCGTTCCACGTGTTCCTGGAGGTCGACGGCGGAGGCTGGCACCCCGCCGCCTGGCGCCGTTCCCGCACCACCCCGGACCAGGTGTTCTCCCCGGCCCGCCTGAAGGAGTTCGCCGTCACCGCGCAGGCGCAGGGCCTGACCGGGCTGACGTTCGAGGACTCCACGGAGCCGAACCCGCGCAACCCCGTCGGTCACCTCGACGCGGTGCAGCGCGCGGCCTTCCTGGCCGGGACGACCGACGCGATCGGGCTGCTCCCCGTCGCCGCGACGACGTACTCCGAGCCGTTCCACGTGGCCGCGCAGATCGCCTCCCTGGACCACTCCAGCCGGGGCCGGGCGGGGTGGATCGCGACGACCTCGCCCGCCGCGGCCGCGCGCAGCGTGAACCTGCCCGTCGAGGCCGACCCCGCCGGCGAGCTGGCCGACGTGGTCCGCACCGTCCGCGCGCTGTGGGATTCCTGGGAGGACGACGCGGTGATCCGCGACGTCGCCACGGGCCGCTACGTCGACCGCGACCGGTTGCACTACGTGGACGTCGAGACCGACTCCTTCTCCGTGAAGGGCCCGCTGACCGTCCCGCGGTCCCCGCAGGGCCAGTCCGTCGTCGCCGTCCACGCACGGGACCTGACCCCGGGCACCGCGGCCGACGTCGTGTTCAGCGGGGACGAGCGGGCCCGCCGCACCGCGGGTGGGCCGCTCGTCGTGCTCGACGTCGAGGTCGCCCTCGACACCGAGGCCCACCCGGCGGCGGACCGCCTCACGGCCCTGGACGCCGACGCGACGGCCCCGGACCGGGGCCGGATCCGCTGGTCGGGGTCGGGTGAAGGTTTCGCCCGGTACTTGAGCGACCTGGCCGGTTCCGTCGACGGCGTCCGGGTGCACGCCGCGGTCCTCGACGAGGACCTGCGCACGCTGCTGCGCACGACGTTCCCCGCCCTGCGCGTCGCCCGTCTGCTGCAGCCGCCGACCGCCGGGGCGACCCTGCGGTCCACGTTGGGCCTGGCCCGACCCGCCAACCAGTTCGCGACGGCCTGAGGACCTTCCCCCATGACTGACGACACGACCGAACTCCGCTACCCCGACGCCGTCGTCCGCTTCGGCGTGTTCTTCCAGGGCGTCAACCACAGCACCATCTGGTCGGACCCCCGCAGCGGTTCCCAACTGCACCACTCGACGTTCACGCAGCTGGCCCAGACCGCCGAACGCGGGTTGTTCGACGCGTTCTTCCTCGGCGAGGGCCTGCGGCTGCGCGAGCAGCGCGGCAAGATCCACGACCTCGACGTCGTGGGCCGTCCCGACGCCCTGACCGAGCTGGCGACGCTCGCGGGGCTCACCTCGAAGATCGGTCTGGTCGCCACCCAGAACACGACGTACAACGACCCGGCCGACCTCGCCCGCCGTCTCGCCTCGCTGGACGTGCTGTCCGGCGGCCGCGCCGCGTGGAACGTCGTGACGACCGACAACGCGTGGACGGGCGCGAACTTCCGCCGCGGTGGGTACCTCGACCACGCGGACCGGTACGAACGCGCCGAACGCTTCGTGAACCTGGCCAAGCGCGTGTGGGACAGCTGGAACGGCGACGGTTTCGACGCGGTCGCCTCCGACGACCGGTTCTTCGACGTCGAGTTCACCCCGACCGTGCCGCGCAGCGCGCAGCAGCACCCCGTCCTGTTCCAGGCCGGAGACTCCCCCGCGGGCCGCGACTTCGCCACCCGCACCGCGGACGTGATCTTCTCCCGGCACGGCACCGACCACGCCGACGCGCTCGCCTTCGCCGACGACATCCGGCGCCGGACCGTCGCGGCCGGCCGCCCCGAGGGGGACGTGCTCATCCTGCCGGGGACGCAGATCGTCGTGGCCGACACCGAGGCCGAGGTCGAGGAGAAGGCCCGCTGGGTCCTCGAGCAGCAGGTCACCCCCGCCACCGCGCTGTCCCTCGTGGGCCAGGTGTGGGGCGAGGACCTGTCCGGCTACGACCCCGACGGTCCGCTGCCGGCGCACGACCCGGTCATCGAGGACATCGACGGGACGCGCGGGGCCCACCGCGCGGGCGCGAACGCGCGGAGCCTGGCGCAGCAGTGGCGGGCGGTCGCCGAGGAGAACAAGTTCTCGCTGCGCGAACTGGTCCTGCACCACTCCTCCGAGCGCGGTTTCGCGGGGACCGCCTCGCAGCTGGCCGACGAACTCACCTTCTGGGTGCGTTCGGGCGCCAGCAACGGTTTCAACATCACGCCGTACCTGGTCCCGAGCGGGCTGGACGACATCGTCGACCAGCTCGTCCCGGCGCTGCAAGACCGCGGCGCCTACCCGATCGAGTACGTCGGGGACACCCTGCGCGAGCACCTCGGCCTGCGGGCGCCCCTCACCCGCCGCTGACCGCGTTACCGGCTGCTCCCCCGCGCCGAAGGCACACCTCGCGCCCTGATCACCAGCAGTTCAGGGCGCGAGGTGTGCCTTCGGCGGGATTCGGGGGCGGTGGGCGTCAGGGGCGGTGCGAGGTCTCGGTGCGCAGGAGCGCGCCGAGGTACGCCGCGATCTCCCCGGGACCCGACCGCGGCGCGACGGCCTCGACGGCGGGGTTGTAGTTCGTGTTCGTGTTGACGTCGTACGTCACCGTGCGCCCGTCGGCGGTCTCCAGGAACTCGATCCCGGCGATCTCGATGCCGGCCCCGCGCAGCAGGTCCTCGTACCGCTTCACGAGCGGGGTGTCCGCGGTGATCTCCTCGCGCAGCGAGAACAACCCTTGCGGCGAGTCGACGACGCACGCCTCGAGCGTCTGCCCGGAGGTCGGGACCTCGCAGGCGTCGGCGGGGCACAGTTCGAAGCTCCCCGCGGAGGTGTCGACGCGCACCGCGTAGACGAAGCGGCCCCCGACGAACTCGGCGCGCGTGATGAACGGCTGGGCCGAGCGCAGGTACTCCTGCAGCAGGGTGATCCCGTCGGCCGGTTCCTCGAAGTCCGGCGAGGCGACGTACGCGTCGAACTCGTCGTGCGTGTCGAAGCGCCGGACGCCCAGGCCCTTGCCACCCTGGTTGTGCTTGGTGATGAACGGCGCCTCGAGCTCACGGGCACGCGTCGACAGGTCGTCGCGGCCGAACACGGCGAGCGTGCGGGGGACGTCGAACCCGTTGCGGCGCAGCAGGGCGTGCTGCGCAACCTTGCTCACTTCGAGCTCCACCACACGGGACCCACCCACGACACGCCGCCCCCACCCCTCCAGCCAGGCGACCACGGCGCGCGTGTACTCCTTGGTGCGGGCGTTGCCCCGGGTGTGCGCGGACGCGCTCAGGCGCGACCAGTAGACGCCCGGGGCCGGTTCAGCGTCCAGGTCGAGGGAACCGTCGGTGAGCAGCACCTCCTGGAACGGGACGCCGGCGGCGCGCAGGGCCGCCTCGAAGGGCGGGAACCACTCCGGGTTCTCGTGGACGACGTGCACGCGGGGTTCGGCGTCGGCGGCGAAGCTCCACCGACGGGTGTCCTCGACGACGGTCATGCGGTTCCTCCGGGGGTTCGGGAGCTCTCGGTCCAGGGTGCCACCCCGGCCAGGGAACCACCTCCCGCGGTGGGTCCGCCCGACAGCCGGCATGGAAGCGCTTCACCACCCGGGACGGTCCGTGCGGGCGGTCCGGCGCTTGGAGAAACCCGCTCCGGTGGGATAGTTTCGAACCGTCCATCCAGAGCGACCGAGAGACCTGGCTCGTCGACGTCGCAGCAACCCCCCGACCCGTCGGGCGAGGGTGCTTCCGCCAGGACCGATGGGAGTCGCGAGATGAGTGCCCGCACCGCACCCGGGAGCCTGCTGGTCCGCCGGCGCCACGTCGACCTGGGTCGTCTGAGCTCGGCGGTCTGTGCGGGGGTCTGACCCCCGTCCGTCGCGGCCCCGCCCGCGGACGTCCCCTGCGCCGGTGTCGGCGCGGACCTCCGGAGCACCCCCTTGTCACGCACTCCCCCGTCCCCATCACCGTCCCGTTCCCTCGGCGTCGTCGGTGCCGGTCCGCGGACCCTCGTCCTCCTGCAGCGTCTCGGCGCCCAGCACGCCGCGGCCGACGACGGGTCCGTCCTCGACGTCCACGTGGTGGACCCGTACGACTCCGGCGCCGGCCGGGTGTGGCGCCAGGCCCAGGACCCGTTGCTGTGGATGAACTCGCGGGCCGCGGACATCAGCGTCCTGCCCGACGAGTCCGTCACCGGCCTGGCCGAACCCGTGCTGCGCGGCCCGTCGCTGGCCGGGTGGGTCCACGAGAACCGCGCCGACCTCGTGCACGACGCGGCCGCCGCCGGTGACGACCTGCTGCGCGAGGAGGTGCTGCGCCACGAACCCGGGTCCTTCACCTCGCGCCGCCTCGCCAGCGGGTACTTCGCCGACGCGTGGGCCCGCACGCTGGCCGGGCTGCCCGCGGGGGTGCGGGTCCACCGGCACGCCCGGACCGTCCTGGACCTGACCGACGACCCCCGCGACGGCCGTCAGGTGCTGCACCTGGCCGGGCAGGAGGAGACCCTGACGGTCGACGCGGTGCTGCTCGTCCAGGGGCACCTCGACGTCCGGCCCGGTCCCCGCGAACGGCGCATCGCGACGTTCGCCCGCACCCACGGCCTGGCCTACGTGCGCCCGGGCTACACCGGCGACCAGGACCTCGACGTCCTGCGCCCGGGCTCGGACGTCGTCGTGGTCGGCATGGGCCTGGCCTTCGTCGACCTCGTGGTGCGCCTGACCGAGGGCCGCGGCGGGCGGTTCACGGAACGCCCGGACGGCTCCCTGGACTACCACCCCAGCGGCCGGGAACCGCGGCTGCACGTCGGCTCGCGACGCGGCGTCCCGTACCGCTCGAAGATCGGTTACGAGACCCCGAAGGACCTCGGGCTGCCGCGCCACTACTCGGCGCAGACCGTCGCGGACCTGCACGGGGACGCCCCGCTGGACCTGCGGGCGGACCTGTGGCCGCTGATCGTCAAGGAACTGGCCGGGGCCCACTACCGCGAGCTGTTCCGCAGCCACCCCGGACGCACCGCGCTGGCCGCGGCCGAGTTCGACGCCCGGTTCTCCCGCGCGGCCTGGGGCTCGGCCGAGGTCGACGACCTCGTCGAACGCTCCGTCCCCGACCCCGCCGACCGCTTCGACGCCGCCGAGCTGGACCGGCCGCTGGACGGGTGGTGGGGGACGTCCGGGGACGAGGTCCACGAGCGCGTCCTGCAGCACCTCGAGGACGACCGGACCCGGCGGGCCGATGCGCGCCACTCCCCCGACGCCGCGGTCGTCGCGGCCCTGCTGTCCGCCTACGTCGTGACCGCCGGTCTGCACGCCGCCGGGCGGCTCAACGCCCGGTCCTCGGCCCTGGACGTCGACGGCTGGTGGCACGGGTTCTTCAGCTACGTCGCCAGCGGGCCGCCGCCGCAGCGGTTGCGGCAGCTGTCCGCCCTGGCCCGCGCCGGACTGCTGCGGTTCCTCGGGGCCGGGCTGAACGTCGTCGCCGACCCCGGGGCGGGCTCGTTCACCGCCAGCTCGGACAGCGGGCCCCACGAGGTGCGGGCGCAGGGCCTCGTCGAGGCGCGGTTGCCCGTCCCGGACCTGGAGCGCACCTCTGACGTGCTGCTGACGCGGCTGCGCGAACGCGGCGACGTGCGGGCCCACCAGGTCCTCGACGGTGAGACCCGGCTGTCGAACGGCCGGCTCGTCGTGGACGGCCGGGGCCGGCTGGTCCGCGACGACGGGTCCCCGCACCCGCGCCGCTTCGCCACGGGGGCCTGGGTCTCGGGCGAGGGCGCCGCCGCGGCGTTCGCCCGGCCGGGCACGAACGCCGAGCTCTTCCGGCGGGCCGACCGGCTCGCCGCGGACCTGCTGCGGGCCGGGACCTCTGCGCCCCCCACGCCCCGCTCCGTGCCCACCGCCCTGTCCGAACTCCCAGGAGACCGTCGATGAGCGAGACGACTCGCACCGGCACCGCCCCCAGCCGCTCGCTGGCGACCGAGGAACCCGCGGGGGCTGTCAAGGTCCTGCCCGCACGCCACCCGTGGCGGTGGGTCGCGACGGCGGTCGTCGCGGTGGTCGCGGCGATGGCCGTCAACGCCCTCGTGACGAACCCCGCGTGGGAGTGGCCCACGGTCGGTGAGTTCCTGTTCTCCGCCACGATCCTGGAATCGATGTGGCTGACCGTGAAGCTGACCATCGTCGGCACGGCCATCGGTCTCGTGCTGGGCACGGTGCTGGCGCTCATGCGGATGTCGAAGAACCCCCTGCTGCAGGGTGTCAGCTTCGCCTACATCAGCGTCTTCCGCTCGGTCCCGCTGATCCTGCAGCTCCTGTTCTGGTTCAACCTGGCGATCCTCTACAAGAACATCGGGTTCGGGGTCCCCTTCGGGCCGCAGTTCTGGACCTTCTCGACCCAGAACCTCATCGCTCCGCTCACCGCCGCGTTCCTCGGCCTGGGCCTGCACCAGGCCGCCTACTTCGCGGAGATCGTCCGTTCCGGGTTCCTGGCGATCGACCCGGGTCAGCGCGAGGCGGCGGCCGCGCTGGGGATCCCCCAGTTCCGGCAGTTCTGGCGCATCCAGCTCCCGCAGGCCCTGCGGATCATCGTCCCCACCACCGGCAACGAGATCATCGGTCTGCTCAAGGGCACGTCGGTCGTCTACATCATGGCGCTGCCCGAGCTCTTCTACCAGGTGCAGGTCGTGTACAACCGCACCGGCCGGGTCATCCCGTTGCTCCTCGTGGCCGCGATCTGGTACTTCGTCCTCACCACCGTGCTGTCCATCGCGCAGTGGTTCGTCGAGCGCTACTACGGCCGCGGCAGCGACCGGAACCAGACCGAGCTCCCGCTGCTGAAGCTCGTCCGCACCGTGCGGGCCGCCCGCACCCGTCGCCCGGGGGTCTCCCGATGAGCACGCCGACCCTGAACCGTCCGGCGTCCGGTACCGTCGTCAGGCTCGAGGGCGTCCACAAGCGCTTCGGCGCGCTCGAGGTCCTGCGCGGCGTCGACCTGTCGGTGGCCGCCGGCACCGTCACCGTCGTGCTCGGCGCCTCCGGCTCGGGCAAGTCCACGCTGCTGCGCACCATCAACCACCTCGAGAAGGTCGACGCGGGCGTCGTCGAGGTCAACGGTGAGCTCATCGGCTACAAGCGCGCCGGAAACCACCTGCGCGAGCTGCACGAGCGCGAGGTGCTGCGCCAGCGGTCGAACATCGGGTTCGTCTTCCAGCACTTCAACCTGTTCCCGCACCTGACGGTCCTGGAGAACGTCGTCGAGGCCCCCGTCTCGGCGCAGCGGCGCAAGCGGTCCGAGGTCGAGGCCGAGGCGCGCGCACTGCTCGAGCGCGTGGGCCTGGCCGACAAGTCCGGCGAGTACCCGCGCCGCCTGTCCGGCGGCCAGCAGCAGCGCGTGGCCATCGCCCGTGCGCTCGCTCTCAAGCCCTCCCTGGTCCTGTTCGACGAACCGACGTCGGCGCTGGACCCCGAACTCGTCGGTGAGGTGCTGGACGTCATCCGCGACCTCGCCGCGTCCGGCACGACCATGGTGGTCGTCACCCACGAGATCGGCTTCGCCCGGGAGGTCGCCGACCGCGTGCTGTTCATGCACGAAGGCGTCGTCCTCGAGGAAGGGACCCCCACCGAGGTCTTCGACCACCCGCGGCACGAGCGCACCCGCTCGTTCCTCGCGAAGGTCCTCTGAACCACCCAGCCCCACCCCGGTCCGGCGCGAACGCCGGACCGCCCTGTCGGCCTGCCACGAGGCAGGTCCGCAAACCCGAGGAGAACCCCTTGATCAGCCGTCGAACCTGGCTCCTGTCGCTGGCCGCGACCCCGCTCGTCCTGGCCGCCTGCGGCGACGGGACCGACCCGGCGACCGCTCCCGCGTCCACCTCCAGCGCCTCCGGCGGCACCGCGGTCGACACCAGCCCGGCCCAGAAGGGCCGCATCACCGTCGAGGCCGTGCCGGAGATCGCCGCCAAGGTCCCCCAGGCGATCAAGGACCGCGGGACGCTCGTCATCGGCACCACCGGCAACGGCGCCCCGCCGCTGAGCTTCAAGGCCGACGACGACAAGACCGTCATCGGGATCGAACCCGACATCGCCCTCCTCGTGGCCGGTGTCCTGGGCCTCGAGCCCGACATCCAGGCCACCAGCTGGGAGAACCTGTTCCTGTCGATGGACTCCGGCCAGTACGACGTCGGGTTCTCGAACATCACCGTCACCGAGGAGCGCAAGGAGAAGTACGACTTCGCGTCCTACCGCGTCGACACCCTCGCCTGGGAGGTCGCGAAGGACTCCACGATCACCTCGATCGAGGAGCCCAAGGACATCGCGGGGCTGACCGTCTCGGTCGGTTCGGGCACCAACCAGGAGAAGGTCCTGCTGAACTGGAACGAGCAGCTCAAGGCCGCCGGCGAGAAGGAGGCCACGATCCAGTACTACCAGCAGGCCTCCGACACCTACCTGGCGCTGAAGTCGGGCCGCATCGTCGCGAACTTCGGGCCGAACCCGACCGCCGCCTACCACGCGCTGGTCTCCGGTGACACGAAGATCGTCGGAACCGTCCCCGGCGGCGGCACCATCGTCGCCGACATCGCGGCGACGACGAAGAAGGACAACGGGCTCGTCCAGGCCCTCGCCGACGCGCTGAACCACCTCATCTCCAGCGGCGCCTACGGCAAGACCCTCGAACGCTGGAACCTCGCCGACGAGGCCGTGAAGACGTCCGAGATCAACCCGCCCGGGTTGCCCAAGACCGACTGAGCGGCCCGTGCGCGACGGCCCGTCCACCCTGCGGTGGGCGGGCCGTCGCGCGTGCGCTCCCGTCGAGGCCCCCTACGGTAAGCCCCACGGGGACGACGAAGGGCCGGGGGATCGTCGTGACGATCCCCCGGCCCCGTGCCCGGACGGTTTCCGGGCGGGTTCAGTCCCCGCGCCGGCGCGCCACCAGGTGCCAGTGCGACACCCCGGTCACCTCGTCCACGACGTCGCCACCGACGTCCAGCAGGTCGCACCCGCTGGCCAGCAGCGCCCCCCGCACGAGGTCGCGGTCGAGCCGCAACAGCCCCGGGGCGGCGGGCGCACCGACGGGTGCGAGCAGGGAGATCGCTCCCCCGGCGTGCACGGACGACGTCAGCGCCGCGACGTCCGCCACGACCTGCGCGAGGGTCCCCCGCGCGGGCAGGACGTCGTGGCACAGGACGAGGTCGAACGACCCCGACCCGCCGGCCCGGTGGTGGGTGATGGCGGCCAGCGCGGCGACGTCGTCGAGGTCGGCGTCGACGGTGCGGACCAGGTGCGCCACCCCGGCTTCGGCGGCCCGCTCCTGGGCCGCGGCCAGCGCCCGCCCCGAGGAGTCCAGCACGGTGACGTCGTGTCCGAGGCGGGCCAGCTCGACGGCGTCCCGGCCGTCGCCGCCGCCGGCGTCCAGCACGCGCAGCGGCGCCTGCCCCGGGGCCGCGAGCGCACCACCCAGCGTGTCGGCCACCAGGGCGCGACGGGACCGGGTGCCCGTCCTCACGCAGGGACCTCGGGGGTGCGGAACTGCTCGAGGCGGGCACGACGGACCCAGCCGGCGACCCGGCCGTCCACCAGGACCCACGCCGCGGGGGCCGCGCCCAGCGCCTGCCACGCCTCGTCGACGTCCTGGCCGACGCCGACCTGCGGCAACGGCGGGTCGGCCACCTCGCGCAGCGCGACCCCGGCGACCTCGGGGTGGTCGCGGACCAGGCCGCGCAGCCCGGCGAGGGTGGTGGCGCCCAGGACGTCGCCGAGCGCGTGGGGACGGCTGGCTCCCTGGCGGGGCAGCACGACGGCCAGCGGGGTGCGGCCGAGCGCCCCCTCGGCGAGGGCCTGCTCGATCGCCTCGCGCACGGTGAGGTCGGCGCGCAGGGCGATCGGTCCCGGAGCGTCCAGCGCCCCGTCGGGGAGCAGGGCCCGGACCGGGTGCTCCACCCCTTCCTCCAGGAAACCGCTGCCACGCAGCCAGTCGTCGTCGAAGTTCTTGGACAGGTACGAACGACCGGAGTCGGGCAGCAGGACCACGACCACGTCCTGCGGTCCGAGACCCTCGGCCTCGCGCAGGGCCACCGAGACGGCGGCCGCGGCCGACCCGCCGACGAGCAGCCCCTCCTCCCGGGCCAGCCGACGGCCGGTCAGCAGGGCGTCGCGGTCGGAGAACGTCACGATCTCGTCCAGCACCTCGGGGTGGTACGACTCCGGCCACACGTCCTCGACGGTGTCGGGGTGCAGGTAGTGCCCGATGGACTCCACGGCCCACGGGCTGCCGTCGCCGCCGGAGTAGGTGGAACTCTGCGGGTCGACGCCCACGACCCGGACCCGCCCACCGCTGACGGCCTTGAGGTGCTCGCCCGTGCCCGAGACCGTGCCGCCGGTGCCGATCCCCGCGACGAAGGTCGTGATCCGCCCACCCGTCTGGGCCCAGATCTCCGGCCCCGTCGTCTCGCGGTGCGCGGCGGGGTTCGCCGGGTTGTCGTACTGGTTCGCGAGCCACCCCCCGGGGATCTCCTCGGCGAGCCGGACGGCCGTCGCGTGCACGTGGCGGGGGTCGTGGCGCGGGACCCCGCCGGGGACCACGACGACCTCGGCGCCGTAGGCGCGCAGGACCGCGATCTTCTCCCGGCTGGTCTTGTCGGGGACGACCACCACGACGGAGTAGCCGAGCTGGGCACCGACGACGGCCAGCCCCACGCCGGTGTTGCCGGACGTCCCCTCGACGATGGTCCCGCCGGGGCGCAACGACCCGTCGGCTTCGGCACGACGGACCATCCACAGCGCGGCGCGGTCCTTCACGCTGCCGCCGGGGTTGTTCTGCTCGAGCTTGACGTAGACGGCGGCGCTCAGGTGGGCCGCGGTGCGCCGCAGCCGGACCAGCGGGCTGGAGCCGACGGCGTCGAGGACGGATTCGTGGACGGGGCCGCCGGGGGTCTCCAGGCGCAGGTCGTCGGCGGTCCCGGGGATCGGCAGCCGTTCCAGGGTGCTCACGGTGCGGGCCTTTCGGTGGTGGAACGAGTTCGGGGAGGTCGGGTGGGTCACCCGGTGACGTGCGGGCAGCCGGTCAGCGCCGGTGTGGGCGTCGACGACGACACTGCGAGGCGGCCGTGCGGCACAGGTCGACGACCCGACGACGGCGCAGGGGCTCGGGCCGCGGCGGTCGGGGTGCGGGGCCAGGACCGCCGGCACGGGGCGGAACGGCGGGAGAACGGGTGCTCACCTGGACGACCTCCATCGGTCCTGGCGGGAGCACCCGCGCCCGAGGTCGTCGGGGGGTTGCTGCGGCGTCGTCGAGCCAGGTCTCTCAGCCGCTCTGGATGGTTTCCTCACCCACGGTGCCCTTCGGCACGGGGTTTGTCAATTGCCGAACCCGGTTCCACCACAACGGTTGCCGGGAACCCTGGTGCTACAGGTCGCGCCCGTAGCAACGGCTGTGGACGACCGCGTCGTACGGCGGGTACACGGGGACGGGTTCCCAGCCCGCACGCTCGTACAACGCCACGGCCTCGGGCTGGAGGTTCCCCGTCTGCAGCACGAGCCGGCTCACCCCGAGGTCGCGGGCGGACTGCTCGACGCGGCGCAACGCCTCGGCCGCCAGCCCCCGCCGCCGGTGGGCGGGGTCGACGAAGACGCGTTT includes the following:
- a CDS encoding FAD/NAD(P)-binding protein, translating into MSRTPPSPSPSRSLGVVGAGPRTLVLLQRLGAQHAAADDGSVLDVHVVDPYDSGAGRVWRQAQDPLLWMNSRAADISVLPDESVTGLAEPVLRGPSLAGWVHENRADLVHDAAAAGDDLLREEVLRHEPGSFTSRRLASGYFADAWARTLAGLPAGVRVHRHARTVLDLTDDPRDGRQVLHLAGQEETLTVDAVLLVQGHLDVRPGPRERRIATFARTHGLAYVRPGYTGDQDLDVLRPGSDVVVVGMGLAFVDLVVRLTEGRGGRFTERPDGSLDYHPSGREPRLHVGSRRGVPYRSKIGYETPKDLGLPRHYSAQTVADLHGDAPLDLRADLWPLIVKELAGAHYRELFRSHPGRTALAAAEFDARFSRAAWGSAEVDDLVERSVPDPADRFDAAELDRPLDGWWGTSGDEVHERVLQHLEDDRTRRADARHSPDAAVVAALLSAYVVTAGLHAAGRLNARSSALDVDGWWHGFFSYVASGPPPQRLRQLSALARAGLLRFLGAGLNVVADPGAGSFTASSDSGPHEVRAQGLVEARLPVPDLERTSDVLLTRLRERGDVRAHQVLDGETRLSNGRLVVDGRGRLVRDDGSPHPRRFATGAWVSGEGAAAAFARPGTNAELFRRADRLAADLLRAGTSAPPTPRSVPTALSELPGDRR
- a CDS encoding amino acid ABC transporter permease — encoded protein: MSETTRTGTAPSRSLATEEPAGAVKVLPARHPWRWVATAVVAVVAAMAVNALVTNPAWEWPTVGEFLFSATILESMWLTVKLTIVGTAIGLVLGTVLALMRMSKNPLLQGVSFAYISVFRSVPLILQLLFWFNLAILYKNIGFGVPFGPQFWTFSTQNLIAPLTAAFLGLGLHQAAYFAEIVRSGFLAIDPGQREAAAALGIPQFRQFWRIQLPQALRIIVPTTGNEIIGLLKGTSVVYIMALPELFYQVQVVYNRTGRVIPLLLVAAIWYFVLTTVLSIAQWFVERYYGRGSDRNQTELPLLKLVRTVRAARTRRPGVSR
- a CDS encoding amino acid ABC transporter ATP-binding protein, yielding MSTPTLNRPASGTVVRLEGVHKRFGALEVLRGVDLSVAAGTVTVVLGASGSGKSTLLRTINHLEKVDAGVVEVNGELIGYKRAGNHLRELHEREVLRQRSNIGFVFQHFNLFPHLTVLENVVEAPVSAQRRKRSEVEAEARALLERVGLADKSGEYPRRLSGGQQQRVAIARALALKPSLVLFDEPTSALDPELVGEVLDVIRDLAASGTTMVVVTHEIGFAREVADRVLFMHEGVVLEEGTPTEVFDHPRHERTRSFLAKVL
- a CDS encoding ABC transporter substrate-binding protein, translating into MISRRTWLLSLAATPLVLAACGDGTDPATAPASTSSASGGTAVDTSPAQKGRITVEAVPEIAAKVPQAIKDRGTLVIGTTGNGAPPLSFKADDDKTVIGIEPDIALLVAGVLGLEPDIQATSWENLFLSMDSGQYDVGFSNITVTEERKEKYDFASYRVDTLAWEVAKDSTITSIEEPKDIAGLTVSVGSGTNQEKVLLNWNEQLKAAGEKEATIQYYQQASDTYLALKSGRIVANFGPNPTAAYHALVSGDTKIVGTVPGGGTIVADIAATTKKDNGLVQALADALNHLISSGAYGKTLERWNLADEAVKTSEINPPGLPKTD
- a CDS encoding methyltransferase domain-containing protein, which translates into the protein MRTGTRSRRALVADTLGGALAAPGQAPLRVLDAGGGDGRDAVELARLGHDVTVLDSSGRALAAAQERAAEAGVAHLVRTVDADLDDVAALAAITHHRAGGSGSFDLVLCHDVLPARGTLAQVVADVAALTSSVHAGGAISLLAPVGAPAAPGLLRLDRDLVRGALLASGCDLLDVGGDVVDEVTGVSHWHLVARRRGD
- a CDS encoding PLP-dependent cysteine synthase family protein — encoded protein: MRLETPGGPVHESVLDAVGSSPLVRLRRTAAHLSAAVYVKLEQNNPGGSVKDRAALWMVRRAEADGSLRPGGTIVEGTSGNTGVGLAVVGAQLGYSVVVVVPDKTSREKIAVLRAYGAEVVVVPGGVPRHDPRHVHATAVRLAEEIPGGWLANQYDNPANPAAHRETTGPEIWAQTGGRITTFVAGIGTGGTVSGTGEHLKAVSGGRVRVVGVDPQSSTYSGGDGSPWAVESIGHYLHPDTVEDVWPESYHPEVLDEIVTFSDRDALLTGRRLAREEGLLVGGSAAAAVSVALREAEGLGPQDVVVVLLPDSGRSYLSKNFDDDWLRGSGFLEEGVEHPVRALLPDGALDAPGPIALRADLTVREAIEQALAEGALGRTPLAVVLPRQGASRPHALGDVLGATTLAGLRGLVRDHPEVAGVALREVADPPLPQVGVGQDVDEAWQALGAAPAAWVLVDGRVAGWVRRARLEQFRTPEVPA